In Rhipicephalus microplus isolate Deutch F79 chromosome 7, USDA_Rmic, whole genome shotgun sequence, one genomic interval encodes:
- the LOC142766982 gene encoding uncharacterized protein LOC142766982 has protein sequence MESIPTALEAWYTGTSAVNFDFDRVTPEISAAASLYGYGGFDTKQCCKIATEMATQNGRKARGFMNDLSAIISMYLFRGTNLSTIRAEMCDTGKAFFDDLIAMYDLRSGNLPNNGLTLARVSLTFSGLTVTKAIKWKDSLPVPHSRMNSIVPNYPAAMMTTAFSGLIPHGGAYTSTITNAHFLYLKELIKFTDPQMRFKPHWEVIESFKGIASAAPDNCPLDKADCVELMEKWGILVAGVCSEPVTKAAERFREYLQPSPQGS, from the coding sequence ATGGAATCAATCCCGACTGCCTTGGAAGCGTGGTATACTGGCACTTCTGCAGTAAATTTTGACTTTGACCGAGTCACTCCGGAAATTTCTGCGGCTGCGAGCTTGTATGGTTACGGAGGATTTGACACTAAGCAGTGCTGCAAGATCGCTACCGAAATGGCGACGCAAAACGGGCGAAAAGCAAGGGGGTTTATGAATGACCTGAGTGCGATAATCAGCATGTACCTCTTTCGCGGCACCAATCTCAGCACGATACGTGCAGAGATGTGTGATACTGGTAAGGCTTTCTTCGACGACCTGATAGCGATGTACGATCTGCGGTCTGGCAACTTGCCCAATAATGGGCTCACGCTAGCGAGAGTCAGTCTCACGTTCAGTGGCTTGACTGTTACCAAAGCCATCAAGTGGAAGGACAGTCTTCCTGTGCCTCACAGTAGGATGAATAGCATAGTGCCCAACTACCCAGCTGCCATGATGACGACGGCTTTCTCCGGCCTCATACCTCACGGTGGAGCCTACACGTCCACTATTACGAATGCTCACTTCCTATATCTTAAGGAGTTGATAAAGTTTACCGATCCGCAAATGAGGTTCAAGCCGCACTGGGAGGTCATCGAAAGCTTCAAGGGAATCGCCTCGGCGGCACCGGACAACTGTCCATTGGATAAGGCAGATTGCGTGGAGTTAATGGAAAAGTGGGGGATTCTGGTGGCCGGTGTCTGCTCAGAGCCTGTGACCAAAGCAGCCGAGCGCTTCCGAGAGTACCTTCAACCCAGTCCGCAAGGCTCTTGA